One Candidatus Binatia bacterium genomic window, TGTGCGGTTCGGCGAGCAGTTCCTCGATCGACACCGCGCCTTTGTGGATGGCATGCGGGTTGTCTGTCGCATTTCGCCGGTTGCGCTGGACGATTTCCGCAAGGTCTCGCTCGGTCTTGCCGTTTTTCTCCATCCATTGGCGGGCTTGCAGCGCGCTGACGCTATCCATGTCCGGCCATAGAGGCGTTACGCAATAAGGGTCCATGCTGAGCGCGAGAACTTCGGGCAAATCACCCGAGGCACTCTTGCCGAAGCCATAAACAAGCGCGGAATCAACATCTTCGGTCTGGATTTTCACCCACGCTTCATAGAGCGCCCACGCCCCATCCTGCTCGACATGGGATTCCTTGATCGGTGGCCAGGCCCCTACGGCGTCGAGCGCCATGACAAAAGCAAAGGGCTGTCCCTGCAAGAAGTCGCTGCTGCCCGAGCAGGTAAACTCGATCTCCGAGCGCTTGAGATGGGAGTCGGCGATGGCATCCTGCACGACCGGCAGGAGGATCTCGACCTCGTTGCGCTCGTCCTCGAAGGCGGCTGACGATTGAGCGAAGGAAACAATGGCTACATCACGCATCAGGCATGCTCCTTGTAGGTCTCGTAGTCCGCATCGGGTTCTCCATTGGGGACAAAGCATTTGATCGAACTGATCGAGGTTTCGAGTTGGTCGTCCTCGACCCATTCCGCTTTGACGCGCATGCCCATCCGCACATCGTCCAGAT contains:
- a CDS encoding thiolase domain-containing protein, which gives rise to MRDVAIVSFAQSSAAFEDERNEVEILLPVVQDAIADSHLKRSEIEFTCSGSSDFLQGQPFAFVMALDAVGAWPPIKESHVEQDGAWALYEAWVKIQTEDVDSALVYGFGKSASGDLPEVLALSMDPYCVTPLWPDMDSVSALQARQWMEKNGKTERDLAEIVQRNRRNATDNPHAIHKGAVSIEELLAEPHIASPLRASDCAGKADGASCVVLMAGDRARELCERPVWIRGFDHRVDPAALGVRDLTTSSSAKIAGEKAGVGKDKIDFAELYAPYSHQEPILAESLGLGEDVLLNPSGGALGAHVLMSCGLQRIGEAAQRIASGKADRGLGHATHGAALQQNLVCVLEGE